Within Quercus lobata isolate SW786 chromosome 5, ValleyOak3.0 Primary Assembly, whole genome shotgun sequence, the genomic segment caattggagtaaggaatcaaaggaaatttgcaccaaatccaagtccaatttggATTAGGATTCCAACCTGCGCACCAGTTAGTATTTGGAGCATAACTTTCGGCTCAAATGtccaattgagatgattcaagttgggatGGAAAGCAAACTTAAAGGGATACAACGTTGTAGTTTTACCAAATTCCtaattctgaagttaaatgggccaaaaatgtcaatttagtgaagcctaaaaacctaggattttctccaaacaggaattcaacttgtaataggattccttgacctatttaaaggctctttagggaaaaattGAGAAGGGAGATTTGCTGTAGAAcataatttatagtttttagagttttatttgtgttatggctTGCTAGAAGCCTTGCTAAGGTAAGGGGTGAAACCCAACCGtttattggtatgttcttaacaattatttattggttttaatgctttttttattttattttatgtttttgattgttttactcATCTATAAAAGTGTTTTGTTCTATATAATCCTTTGATTTATCATAGACTCTGGGCATgttaaatacttagtattcCCTGCAAACTAATTCACtggttttgttttgcctaaaatcaatcaatttcatgaaactaccttagacaattaatttttgagttcttattgttaaatcatttgACTAAGATCATCCTTcatatgaattttagttgagttataaaataaatattgttaagaataccaatagatgtgttgtgtgtggatccctaaaccttagcaccttaatatattgttattttctctcaatttaaattCTCTTCACTAAACCATCAAAAATCActtcaattaaactttattattttagttttattctcttgtagtttgctaatcaattcccttttcccTGTGGATTCGACCTCGGACTTTTCGAGTTATTACTTCACGACAATCCTGCACTtgggagcattatttaagtTACAACAAACTCAATTAAACTTAGTAatatacttattcaataattttaaaattatacaaatcccaacattgctatctaaaataaaataacacaaagataagtaaaacaaatatacaagttttatttttgcacaatatcaacatcccaaaatataaaacaaaattacaaatgacttattggataactcatttgacaaaaaataaaaacatataagaaatttacaatcttggaaattaattttataatttattattaattgtggTTGGCAccctatttcaatttgagagtATACATTAAAGTtagattgtttacttatttatacatggtctcttttatgaatatcatatcattgttaagcaacacacactctaggaaatataataatttattttgaaaagccgtttattttggacataaattgttaaaaaataggtctaagcattcataatttatattaatttgatactttggcttcactattttcacacttataAATGTTTCTCACAtatgtctacaattttaaatctatgtttttaactttactgtaaccagattatcttaGTATGTaatttgctatttgatatcaaaaaatctttactcattacagaatgctcaactATTCATCTTTCAATTCATTTGCATGTAGTTATATATGTAAATgtctcaattgtttccttaaaactcacaacaaacaattaaactgCTATtgtcttaatttatttattttttaccaaaaaaaaaaagttttaaaaaatggttcgggTCGCGGGTCGGGTCAGGTTGACCTGCAAAAAACACGGCTtgggtcacgggtcaacccgtttttgttTCAGGTTAAAAAAATCGGGTTCGGGTCAGGTATTTttcgggttgggtcaggtcagaaaattctgacccgttttgccatgtctataatatatatatatatatatatatatatatatatatatatatatatatatatttataaaataaaattttaaaaattaatataacatcATTTGACTTATATTAAGCTTCTTTATGAACCAATTTTCAAGCCACTGGTAACTCACATCTTAAGATGATATGAACACAAGAACCaatcaataaattttcatttttctttctccaaaaaaaaaaaaatctcatttttattaaaattcatgtgtgtttcattttcaaaataatcatataatttataaaacataTCTGATCATTTTCctgaatattaaaaattatactaCTATGATTGATCTTGGGAACAACAAAGTTCTTTCTACCTATAGCGAAAAAATATAGGGCTTGGCTtacctctagtacttttttaactgaaatcttcttttgttttaatgagaaactacCATATTatctactaactaaataaaaagtggagattaaaacccactaccttttgtcattatatatttaaaacaaatgaacatattcattaaaaaagtattggagataagccaaaccaaaaaatataaataaccatTAAAATAAGTCTAAACACCCATTAAattaggccttttttttttttttttttcttttttgaaacaaagacaaacaaaagagagggaaaaatgtTCTAAATTAGGCTTCCAATTCCATTGCTAATGGTAAGCAAAAgcattaatttaatataatttctaagACCAACTAATAATGTACGTATTTCCTAGTTCCTACACCCAAATTGGCACCACGGCATCTTATTAGTGGGCGCTTGtgaaaagaatatttttgtttttcttcttcttttgctggAAGCTTGTGAAAATAATATCAAGTTGTTAACATGTGTTacatttagtaaaatttaatgTGGGTTTTTGTGTCTTTAGACTTACTTACTAGGTAAGAAAAGGCATAAGGATAATAATGAGTTAATAATGATCCATTCCATTGCTGTTTGCTTGCTCTAAAAGAGTGAACACCACATTCCCTCTCCAAGTAGAGGCTGAAGCTATAAACTGGGCCCTCAACTTGGCAGCAAACTTGGATGTTGACTCCATTTTCATCGAGAGTGACTTAGAGTCCTGCATTGATGTGCCGAGATTTCCTAATCGGGGTGTTCCTTGAAGAATGAGAACTATCTGCTCTGATGTTTTAGCCTTAAAATTGAATTTCTCAAATTGCAGATTCAGTTGGGTGGCTATAAAAGCAAATGTTGCTGCTCATGTTTTAGCCAAGTGGTCTTTGTCAAACAACTACTTTGGCTCTTTTGATGTGGGGTTGGGGCctccttgttttgtttttattattagagCCGAGGCTCTTTCTCTGCCTGTGTAGTTTTGTTTCTTCCTTAATAAAATTTCcggttccaaaaaaaaaaaaaaaaacttgctttGCGGGCTTTGACCCCCAAagactttgtattttttttttccttttttatttgtttttgggcccaagacttttgttatttttgttttttggcttttattttCCCTACTATACAAAGtcaaatatgaagaaaaagcATTATTCGGTTGAGTTCTATCAGCTCTGATAAATAATTCATTGCAACATGTTTATAAGTTTCACTCAGTTCTTCCTCCAACCAGGGCCAGCCCAACctaatttggggcctaaggtgAAAGCTTATGTGAGGccttttatatgtatatattaattaaataaaattatttaatgttAATCATATTGAGGTTAATTTGATgtattaaatacataatttaatgaataatactaactaaaactaaggttaatttcatatagagaattgaatatcatagttgaaacataaatttaacaaaaagaaaaaaaaatattattttttaaaaagaaaattaatatatctTGGATATATGAGGATACATAGTTAATTACATTTATAATCTAATGTATAATCTATGATATTAATTGATGTGTGGCTTTGTAGTAGATTAGTTTACAAATATGAAAGTTACAAACTATTAAGGGGGATTAATCATCATTGATGATCTAAcacatttgtaattttttttaaagccttgttagaaataaaagaggaaaatgctaaaggtactacaaaatgttcacaatataATATGACAATAACAATGGTTGATGAACTTCAATAATGTAATCGAGgaatatttaaaatacttttttgtgattggtaacATGTCAATTTATAAATCTATAGAAAAATTTGTGATATCCCTAACATCACTAATAATTAAAAGTgcacaatcatttgaaaaaattcaaatcttttataaaattttatgccTTTTACAATGGGATGGGGGCCTTTTTTGTAAAGGGCAAATATTTTTTGTggtgggggccttaggcctaggcctaagttACCTAGGCCTTGGGCCGGCCCTGTCTCCAACCCCTTTGCTATACACAGAGTAACCAATCTTCTTGTAGGAATTGTATGGTCTCTAGGGAAGagcatgaagaaagaaaataaatttcatatattgTCAGCCCAGTCTTTACCTTCTATTTTCTGGCTTTCAAACCGTTCTTTCGGATCAATTGCGTTAGTTTAATGTGGGTGCCTCTTGTGCATGTAGAAGCAGGGTGTAGTCTTGCAGCCACTTGCAAGAGATAGTGTGTTCCCCTAAGTGAGGGTGTGTAGTGGTCCTCTCTCCCTAAGAGGAGTATTTCCTTACTTCAACATAGTGTTTAGAATCAAGTAGAAGAATAGAATGGCAGAGGAGCTTGAAAGTTTGTGGAGTAAACTGTCATTTACCGAGGAAGAGGATGAAGGAATTGAAATCGATTTCAAATGTACCAAGGCAGCAAGGGAGATTGGGAAGAACTGTGTGTTAATGAAGATTTTAGCTCACAAAAGTATAAGCATTGAGGCACTTAGAAAAAACATGAGGATGCTCTGGAAGCCCAACAAGAGTGTCCAAATTTCTGAGGTTGATGAGGAATTATTCTTGGTGGAATTCGGGGATGATAGGGACAAGAAAAAAGTTATGGATATCTGCCCATGGAGTTATGAAAAGAAGTTGGTTCTACTCCAAGAGTTCGATGGAAAACTTACCTCGAAGGAGGTTGAAATCAGGTGGGCACCCTTTTGGGTCCAAATTTTCAACCTTCCCCTGAATTGTAGAACGAAGGAAATAGGACTAGCGATTGGTACCAAGCTGGGTGAGGTGTTGGAGATAGATGTCCAGGAGTTTGGGGTTCATTGGGGAACGTGTTTGAGGGTGAAGGTGCGTTTAGATGTGACCAAGAGACTGGTTAGAGGCAAAAAGATCACGGTGGAAGGCGGGGAAAGTAGGTGGGTCAATTTCAAGTATGAGAGGCTGCCCAACTTCTGCTACCAGTGTGGCCTGTTGAACCATACTCTAAAAGAATGCCCAGAAAACGGcgctgaaaagaaaaacacagagGGGGAGGTGCTGCAGTATGGTGCATGGATGAGAGGCGACATCATAAGGAGATAGGCGCACGAACAAAACAAAACGGGCATGGGAAGAGGAGTGAACACAGATTTGAGCTGGTGGGGCGCCGAAGCTGAACCGGAGAAGAGAAGCGTGACCCTCAATGCAAACGACATCTCAGTGGGGGTGGGTGAGGCCCATGGCTCGAGATAGCCTACCTCGGAGAAGAATCCACTGACACAGTTAAAAGCTCAGGCTGGGGAAGGTGTGATGGCGTCAGTGGCATTACACGAAAATGGTATAGGCGATGGGatggatgaaaagaaagagaagatgaCGGTTTCGGGAGTGGATGCATCGGTCTAAGCCAAATCTTAGACAAATGGGACAGAGAGCATGAAATGGGACAAAAGCAttgaccaaaaagaaaaagcaatgaTGAAGGAAAATATGGCGCTAGCTTTAGAGGTAAAAAACGGGCCTTTTGGGCATATGGGCCTGGTGACCGAATCAGGCCCTTTGGCAATGGTTTATGATGAAACAAAGGGGTGGACTAAGGAAAAATTGGGCCAAAATAGTAGGCATTGGAAACGTTTGGCCTGAGAGATTAAAAAGGAGCCAAAAGGGGTGGAAAATGGTCCTAAAAGTCTGAAGTGTGTGGGCCAAACCCCATTAAGTGACTTAGACCCAAATGTGCTGGATACAAAACGCAGGAAAGATGGGAGAAATGAAGGAAAATAGATTAGTCATAGCTCTAGTGATGATACGGTGATGGTTGGCGGAGAGGCGGTTGCTAGGAGGCAGCATTGCCGAGCCTCATGACGATCTTGGCTTGGAATTGCCGAGGCATTTGGTCGGCCTTGGCAGTTCGGAATCTTGCCGATGAGGTGAGATCAAAGGACCCACTGTTGGTCTTCTTAACAAAAACGAAGACAGGGGAGAGTAGAATGAAGGGAATTAGAAATAAGTTGGATTATACATAGGGCATTACGGTTCCTAGTGATGGAAAAAGCAGAGGTTTAGCAATGATGTGGAAGGAAGGCTAAGATATCAGACTTAGAAGCTGTTCAAACTCCCACATGGACGTGGAAGTCCATTCGAGCTCGGCACCAATTCCTTGGAGAGCTACGGGTTTCTATGGGCAACCCGATTCAGGTAAACGTTTTATTTCGTGGCAATTGTTGGAATTTCTTAAAACCCAGTATACTATGCCATGGATAGTgtttggtgattttaatgaaattacaaaGTCAGATGAGAAAATAGGGTGGGTGGACAAAAATGCTAAATAGATGGCAGAGTTTAGGGACTGCTTGAATCGATATGAGCTATGTGATTTAGGTTTCATTGGACAGAAGTTCACATGGTGCAATGGTCGGGATGGTGAGCAGTGTACTAAGATTAGGCTTGACAGAATGGTCGCGAATGAGGATTGGTTGAGTTTATTCCCTGAGGTGAGAGTGAGGCATGTAGCAATGTCCATTTCGGATCATTGATTGATAATGCTCTCTCTCACgcgcaaacaaaccaaaaaataggGGAGAAAACGTTTCTTTTTCAAAGAAATGTGGACAAGGGATGAAAGATGTAGAGAAATAATAGTGGGGGCTTAGGAGGTGGATTGGGTGGACTTAGAGGGTGATATAAGGGGTAGAATTAAAAGATGCCAAGAACAACTTCAAAAATGGAATTGGAGGGAGTTTGGGAATGTTAATAAGATGCTGAATCAAAAAAAGGAGAAACTTCAACAGTTGGAGTTATGGGACAGCTTACATGGGAATGCAGAGGAGATCAAGAGGGTGAGAAAGGAGATTAATGAGATTCAGGTTAGAGAAGAAATGATGTGGAATCAAAGGtccaaaaatatttgtttaaaatgGGGTGATAGAAACACAAAGTTTTTCCACGCTACAGCGAGCCAAAGACGAAGGAAAAATTGGATTATGGGGCTGCAAGATTTGAATGGGGTTTGGCAGgaagataaagaagaaattgagcGAACCATCTTGGGTTACTTTGAAACCATTTACAAGTCCGACCAGCCAACCTGTTTTGAGGCTAGCTTGAGCTCAATAACCACCAGGGTCTTTACAAACATGAATAAAGAACCGCTTGCGGATTTCAAGGCTAAGGAAGTTTGGTATGCCTTAAAGCAAATGCACCCAACAAAAGCTCCCGGGCCGGACGGTATGTCACCAATCTTCTTTAAACACTATTGGAATATTGTTGGGCCAGAAGTGGTCAATTGTGTTCTTTCTTCTCTTAATTCGGGTAGGATGCCATGTAGCTTGAATGAAACATATATTTGCCCTATCCCAAAGGTGAAATCCCCCCAAAAAATTACGGAATTTAGGCCAATAAGTTTGGGCAATGTGGTGTATAAACTAATCTTAAAGGTTCTTGCTAATAGATTGAAAAGAGTGTTGGATGTAGTGATTGATGAGTCGCAGTGCGCTTTTGTCCCAGGTAGACTTATTACGGATAATGTGCTTGTAGCCTTCGAAACCATGCATTGCATcgatcaaagaaaaaaagggtaGGAAGCACTTATGGCCATAAAGCTCGATATGAGCAAGGCGTATGATAGAGTCGAATGGGTGCACTTGGAAGCTATGATGAGAAAGATGGGTTTTCATGAAAGATGGATTTCCCTAATAATGATGTGTGTAACTACGGTGTTCTACTCTGTGTTGATTAATGGTGAACCAAAAGGGAAGATTACTCCATCAAGGGGGTTACGCCAAGGTGACCCTATTTCTCCCTACTTGTTCTTATTATGTGCTGAAGGTCTATCGGCGATGATCAAAAAGGAGGAAAGAGGGGGGAATTTAAAAGGGATTGCCGTATGTAGAAGAGCTCCAAGCATTACTCATATGTTGTTTGCCGAAGATAGCATAGTGTTTTGTAGAGCCATAAGGGAGGAATGTGATAGGGTGTTAAAAGTGCTTAAGGATTATGAAGGGGATTCGGGACAAAAACTCAATAAGGAAAAAACCTCTCTCTATTTCAGCAAGAACACTAGTAGGGAGATAAAGGAATATGTGAAGGAGAAGTTTGGGGGTAGAGTTGTTTAGCATCATGAGAAGTACTTGGGGTTGCCACCACTTGTGGGGAGGGGAAAAAGAAAGGCTTTCAATTGAAGCAAGGACCAAGTAGGGAGGAAAATAGCTTGTTGGAAGGGTAAGTTTCTTTCTCATGCCGGAAGGGAAATCCTCATTAAGGCCGTTGCTTAAGCAACGCCAACGTATACgatgagttgtttcaaactcCTGAATACGTTGTGCAAAGAGCTGAACTCCCTAATGGGAaacttttggtggggccaaaaaGATAAGGAAAGGAAAATGGCTTGGATCTCATGGGAGAGGTTGTGCACTCCAAAGGCAGAGGGTGGTATGGGATTTAGGGACTTAAAAGCTTTCAATTTGGCACTACTTGCTAAACAATGGTGGAGAATGCAGCAAAATCCTGATTCTCTTGTCCATAGAGTGCTCAAGGCAAAATATTTCCCAAATAGTGTGGCTAGTGAGGCGGAGTTGGGAAGTAGACCTTCCTATGCATGGAGAAGCATATGGGCATCAAAGAAAGTGGTTGATAGGGGGTCTAGATGATGCATTGGAAATGGGGAAGGGGTTCGGATTTGGAAGGATAGGTGGATTCCGTCCCTAGAATTATTCACAGTAACAAGCCCGGTAGGCGCCCACACGGGAATGGAGATGGTGTCGAGCTTGGTGGATGTAGAGAGGAGGGGTTGGGATGTAGGgaaagtaaaaaacatgttcCTTCCTCATGAGGTTGAACTGATCCTGAGTATTCCTATCAGTGCCAGACTACCGGAAGACTCTTTTATATGGGCTTGGACCTCAAATGGAAGATTCATAGTCAAAAGCGCATACAAAGTGGCCCAAAATGTGCTGAAAATAGAAGGACGCAGAGGGGAGGAAGGGGGTAGCTCGGATAGTACGGGTATGAGGGATATTTGGAAGATTGTTTGGCATTTGAATTgcccaaacaaaatcaaacatctGTTTTGGAGAGCATGTAAAAATATGCTGCTCACAAAACTGCGCTTGAAAGCTCATGGAATTGGTAAGGATGGGGGATGCGATATGTGTGGGTTAGGAGAATCATCGGGACATGCCTTGTGGAGCTGTAGAATGGCCAAAGCTGTGTGGTGCGGAACTGGGTTAAAACTCCCTTATTTTCGTGACCCCCCAAGTGATTTCATTGATATTGTATGGGAAATCAAAAACAGGTGTGGAGGGGTTAACTGGGATTTATTTGCAACTACTGTATGAGGGCTATGGAACAATAGAAACCAAGTGAGACATGGGGGACAATGCAAAAGCTATGAGGTGATTGTGAAGGAAGCTGCAGAATATTTAAAAGAATACCAAGTAGCAAACATGTGCGCAGAAAACACTATTACACCTGAAGCAGTAATATGGACGCCACCAAAACAGGGCTGGTACAAAGTTAACACAGACGGGGCAACATTCGATGATATCAAGTGCTGTGGCGTTGAGGTGGTTATCAGAAATGAGAGAGGCGAATTAATGGGAGCTCTGAGTAAGAAGTTTGGGCTGCCTTTGGGTGGCTTGGAGGCGGAAGCAAAGGCAGTTGAGGAAGGTGTGGCGCTTGCATGGGACCTCGGATTAAAAGACGTAATTATTGAAAGTGATGCTCTGTTGGTGACAAACTCCCTGGAAAAACAGAGTGTGATGCCGAGTTCAATAAGGAAAGTGGTCGAAGGAATTTTGGAGAGATTGAGGAAGTTTAATACCTGGGATGTCAACCATACCTGTAGGAGCAGCAATATCGCAGCTCATATCATGGCTAAGCAAGCCAAATTTCTGAATGTGTGTAATATCTAGGTAGAGGATACTCCACCCAACATAGCATTTCAAGTTCAAATGGATGTAGCCCATTGTATTTCTGTTTCAAGTTAATGAAAGTTTGATCGGgctgtttatcaaaaaaaaaaaaaaaaaaaaaaattgcgttagttaaaattttcaataaataagtcaataattttttttttttttttgaaagcaaatCCAAATATACTATGCAATCAGTGATACGTAGAGTATAGTTTATCATAtttaatagaaaagaaatgcagttaacaatatattgggaggttttctaaaatatatatattttttgggagGTCAAGAGTAGAATAgaagttaattttaaaattttagatccCGCgtccatttttgtttttattttattttttttataataattttaaaattattaaaaaaaatatgttcatttttatttatttatttattttgggatccgcttattttactgaaactaaaaactttttgttaaaagtaccgtaaataaaggtaaaagttagttgaaatagtacagtaacacccatgaatagtaccaaaaagtacagagtgaccatgaatagtaataaaaataagctaaatagtaaaataagctagttTTTTAAGCTAGAGCCAAACGCACACATCATCCGACAGTTTGGAGTTCGAAAAATgtgttcatttttattttttttattttttttattttttatataaacgttttcttcttctattttgttttttatatatctaattcaaaaaatttagaaatgaaatatattatataatatcaaACTTATTGTGAAATTTAGACCACATTCTTCAAAATGTGGTCCTTTAAGTAAACACTGCCTTTAGTCGAACTAATTTTGACGACCTATGTCTGCTTAAGCAATGAGTGCAGCTTTTGAAATGTTCTGGAATACCagcatataaataatattattatatatgaagaTGGACAACAAGctacttaaaactttttttagtaatggaatctaattaatttcagaCTTATTGATGTCTAAACTACTACATTttaatctattaaaatattctcatatatatatatatatatatttatatatataatataattgaacaCATATTTATTGGATTTAAACCTTTTGAGTTTAAGTAGTGTCTCAATATATTATATGAGGAGTGTTAAAACAAATTCTAAGAGTTTATTCTCATTATACatggattttcaaataataatggtgattttttccctttacaaattttttcttaaaaataatgatACTGCTTTAATTATGTGTGAATCAAAACCAATTTTTataccatttaattttttttttttttttgagtgaaaagGGATAGAATTTCGTAATTTTGACGACCTATGTCTGCTTAAGCAATTAGTGCTGCTTTTGAAATGTTCTGGAATACCAGCatgtaaataatattattatatatgaagaTGGACAACAAGCTACTTAAACTTTTTTAGTAAtggaatctaattaatttcagaCTTATTGATGTCTAAACTACTACATTTTAATCTATTGGAatattctcatatatatatatatatatatatatatataatataatataattgaacaCATATTTATTGGATTTAAACCTTTTGAGTTTAAGTAGTGTCTCAATATATTATATGAGGAGTGTTAAAACAAATTCTAAGAGTTTATTCTCATTATACatggattttcaaataatggtgattttttccctttacaaattttttcttaaaaataatgatACTGCTTTAATTATGTGTGAATCAAAACCAATTTTTATaccatttaatttaattttattttttgagtgaaAAGGGATAGAATTTCGTAATTTTGACGACCTATGTCTGCTTAAGCAATTAGTGCTGCTTTTGAAATGTTCTGGAATACCAGCatgtaaataatattattatatatgaagaTGGACAACAAGCTACTTAAACTTTTTTAGTAAtggaatctaattaatttcagaCTTATTGATGTCTAAACTACTACATTTTAATCTATTGGAatattctcatatatatataatataattaaacacATATTTATTGGATTTAAACCTATTGAGTTTAAGTAGTGTCTCAATATATTATATGAGGAGTGTTAAAACAAATTCTAAGAGTTTATTCTCATTATACATGTATTTTCAAATAATGGTGATTTTTTccctttacaaattttttcttaaaaataatgatactgctttttttatgtgtgaatcaaaaccaatttttataccatttttttttttttttttgagtgaaaagGGATAGAATTTCGTACACTCCGATTCTTTTTATACCattctatttaaattttattggttTCGTAATTGTCCCAAGGTCAAGGTACTggattgtttctcaaaaaaaagtattaaccTGGATTCCAGACCAACGTAGAAAAGACTACTCTTGTCAGTGTAGGGAAACTTCCTCAGCTCCCTCCAAACCGTTCCTTATGTAACAAGTAACGTGCCcacggtatttttttttttgagaaacgtgCCCATGGTATTTACACATAAAACACAGCAACTTTtagatataacttattttgctgaaactgaaaactgaaaactgaaaacactgtagcaaaataatttttaaatgtgtgaatagtaccgtgggacctatttttaatgaaaaagttgataaaaagtgtaatttgtgggtccgtaaacagtgcatatatgcactgtttactacagaaagtcaacatttgcggttactgttcattgaacagtaaccgcaatacCCCAAaacaaaacgcgtgaaaaaaaaaaaaagaaaaaaaaagaaa encodes:
- the LOC115989234 gene encoding uncharacterized protein LOC115989234 translates to MSCFKLLNTLCKELNSLMGNFWWGQKDKERKMAWISWERLCTPKAEGGMGFRDLKAFNLALLAKQWWRMQQNPDSLVHRVLKAKYFPNSVASEAELGSRPSYAWRSIWASKKVVDRGSR
- the LOC115989236 gene encoding uncharacterized protein LOC115989236, translated to MCAENTITPEAVIWTPPKQGWYKVNTDGATFDDIKCCGVEVVIRNERGELMGALSKKFGLPLGGLEAEAKAVEEGVALAWDLGLKDVIIESDALLVTNSLEKQSVMPSSIRKVVEGILERLRKFNTWDVNHTCRSSNIAAHIMAKQAKFLNVCNI